From Enterococcus mundtii, the proteins below share one genomic window:
- a CDS encoding WxL domain-containing protein has translation MVITKKYVMAGMSILVGASLGITSVSADTTTDGTVTLQAPTGGNGEDLNLATNKLPTNLNFGTANIKYDQSIEQIATVDGNQASNPTTTDIQVTDNRGDLTKGWKLKVKQIAQFTSSVNQAELAGAELSINTGNVTNIGGDLPTGGVINTQDYVITPDVDVEVFKASPGEGLGISTLPINQYKLSIPAAAKKEADTYHAQLTWTFSDTL, from the coding sequence ATGGTAATCACAAAAAAATATGTCATGGCAGGTATGAGTATCTTAGTAGGAGCAAGTTTAGGTATAACATCGGTGAGTGCCGATACAACAACTGATGGCACAGTGACTTTACAAGCACCAACTGGTGGAAATGGAGAAGATTTGAACCTAGCAACCAACAAGTTACCAACCAATCTGAATTTTGGTACTGCTAATATCAAATATGATCAATCCATCGAACAAATCGCTACAGTAGATGGTAATCAGGCATCTAACCCAACAACTACGGATATCCAAGTCACAGATAATCGTGGTGATCTAACAAAAGGTTGGAAACTAAAAGTAAAACAAATTGCCCAATTTACGTCCTCAGTCAATCAAGCTGAGTTAGCAGGGGCAGAATTATCGATCAATACAGGAAATGTGACAAACATTGGTGGTGATCTACCCACAGGCGGTGTAATCAACACCCAAGACTATGTGATTACTCCAGATGTGGATGTGGAAGTATTCAAAGCGAGTCCAGGAGAGGGATTAGGAATTTCAACATTGCCAATCAATCAATACAAATTAAGTATTCCTGCTGCAGCAAAAAAAGAAGCGGATACCTATCATGCGCAATTGACTTGGACGTTTTCTGATACATTGTAA
- a CDS encoding CsbD family protein: MADLEGRSKDLKDKVAGEGKEAYGKATGDKSKETKGKAQSAGADIKSKARNIGDEIKEGFEDVKEKFSKKDHK; this comes from the coding sequence ATGGCAGATTTAGAAGGACGCTCTAAAGATTTGAAAGACAAAGTTGCAGGTGAAGGCAAAGAAGCCTATGGAAAAGCAACAGGTGATAAAAGTAAAGAAACAAAAGGTAAAGCCCAATCTGCAGGTGCGGATATCAAGAGTAAAGCTCGTAATATCGGCGATGAAATCAAAGAAGGCTTTGAAGATGTAAAAGAAAAATTTTCAAAAAAAGACCATAAATAG
- the iadA gene encoding beta-aspartyl-peptidase → MKLIRQIDVYAPEYLGKKDVLVAGNKIIALEDQLSGGYEELIVEEISGEGKLLTPGFIDAHFHILGGGGEGGYHNRTPEVTLSQLTTAGVTTVVGCIGTDGEGRDMTALISKARGLEAEGLTTYVYVGSYRLPVKTVTDSLIKDFLTIDKIIGIGEIAVSDHRSSQPTFDEFARAVADARVGGMLSGKAGIVNVHLGGGSRKLELLNRVVEETEIPITQFYPTHANRTTELLAACIEFAKKGGTIDFTASEDPDFWEKTDGEVRFSKALKQLLEAQVSLDNFTLTSDGQGSLPYFDQENHFIGMGVGSAKSLLVGIKEAVQKEDIPLEIALRAVTSNPARVLKLDQKGRIAVGKDADLCLLDKETLEIDTVIANGTIMVQEKQVKVWGTFEQMIATS, encoded by the coding sequence ATGAAACTCATTCGACAAATCGATGTCTATGCACCAGAATATCTTGGTAAGAAGGATGTATTAGTGGCAGGAAATAAAATCATTGCCTTGGAAGATCAACTATCTGGCGGTTACGAAGAATTGATCGTGGAAGAAATTTCAGGAGAAGGAAAACTCTTGACCCCAGGTTTTATTGATGCCCATTTCCATATTTTAGGTGGCGGCGGCGAAGGCGGCTATCATAATCGCACACCAGAAGTCACACTTAGTCAACTAACGACAGCAGGAGTGACAACAGTCGTAGGTTGTATCGGGACAGATGGCGAAGGTCGAGATATGACTGCTTTGATCAGTAAAGCAAGAGGGCTAGAGGCAGAAGGATTGACTACGTATGTTTATGTTGGTTCTTATCGGTTGCCGGTCAAAACGGTGACTGATTCATTGATCAAAGATTTTCTTACTATTGATAAGATCATTGGGATCGGAGAAATCGCTGTCTCTGATCATCGCTCTTCTCAACCAACATTCGACGAGTTTGCTCGGGCAGTGGCGGATGCTCGTGTTGGGGGCATGTTATCAGGTAAAGCAGGAATAGTGAATGTCCATTTAGGTGGCGGAAGTCGAAAATTGGAATTATTGAATCGTGTGGTTGAAGAAACAGAAATCCCTATTACTCAGTTTTATCCGACGCATGCGAATCGGACAACTGAATTATTAGCTGCATGTATCGAATTTGCAAAAAAAGGTGGAACGATCGATTTCACTGCAAGTGAAGATCCTGATTTTTGGGAAAAGACCGATGGTGAAGTTCGTTTCAGTAAAGCATTGAAGCAGTTATTGGAAGCACAAGTCTCTCTTGATAACTTCACCTTGACCTCCGATGGACAAGGTAGTCTTCCATATTTTGACCAAGAGAACCATTTTATCGGTATGGGCGTCGGTAGTGCGAAATCCTTACTGGTTGGCATCAAAGAAGCCGTTCAAAAAGAAGACATCCCCTTAGAGATTGCCTTACGAGCTGTGACGTCCAATCCTGCAAGAGTCCTGAAACTGGACCAAAAGGGAAGAATCGCTGTCGGGAAAGACGCGGATCTTTGTTTACTTGATAAAGAAACCTTAGAAATTGATACGGTGATTGCTAATGGAACGATCATGGTCCAAGAAAAACAAGTGAAAGTTTGGGGAACATTTGAGCAAATGATTGCAACGAGCTGA
- a CDS encoding ABC transporter ATP-binding protein: protein MLRTENLGFWYQNPTEALYKNVNLSFEKGKMYAILGASGSGKTTFLSLISGLDTPKEGTVYYEERALAKIGLRNYRKNDVSIIFQAYNLLPYLSALDNVITAMEISNTPQKNYRQVALDRLARVGINETLAKQQVTKLSGGQQQRVAIVRAICCEHQLIIADEPTGNLDETTSQEIVQLFQEIAHEQDRCIIIVTHELEVAKKCDEVFELKNKTFASIDIG from the coding sequence ATGTTACGTACAGAAAACTTGGGCTTCTGGTATCAGAATCCAACAGAAGCACTTTATAAAAACGTGAATTTATCCTTTGAAAAAGGGAAAATGTACGCCATATTAGGGGCAAGTGGTTCAGGAAAAACGACCTTCCTTTCGTTGATCTCAGGACTCGATACACCAAAAGAAGGGACTGTGTATTATGAAGAGCGCGCTTTAGCTAAAATAGGACTACGAAATTATCGTAAAAATGATGTATCCATTATTTTTCAAGCGTACAACTTATTGCCTTACCTTTCCGCTCTTGATAACGTCATTACCGCCATGGAAATTTCAAATACTCCTCAAAAAAATTATCGCCAAGTAGCACTTGATCGCTTGGCACGCGTTGGGATAAATGAAACTCTTGCAAAACAACAAGTCACTAAATTATCTGGGGGACAACAACAACGCGTAGCGATCGTCCGAGCGATTTGTTGCGAACATCAGTTGATCATCGCGGATGAACCAACAGGAAACCTCGATGAAACGACTTCACAAGAAATCGTTCAACTCTTCCAAGAAATCGCCCATGAGCAAGATCGCTGTATCATCATTGTGACACACGAATTAGAAGTGGCTAAAAAATGTGATGAAGTTTTTGAATTAAAAAACAAAACATTCGCGTCCATTGACATTGGATAA
- a CDS encoding SIS domain-containing protein, whose amino-acid sequence MSLPYFDYCQQLERKLRIEEPLMEQAGRWIATQIHRGGCLHIFASRTLQGIAYEFWQQSPKILPTQLIEHPAAGIYESLEGTGQAIIEQINAQPEDIFLLLSNEGRNPAIIELAEWVKEQGHLLIVITGFDLSRSIKSRHSSGLRLYEYADLVLDNYATIDDAVLTVPKFEPAICGTASLATLILLQQIVYFSVYYLLEND is encoded by the coding sequence ATGAGCTTACCCTATTTTGATTATTGTCAACAACTTGAAAGAAAATTAAGGATCGAGGAACCCTTGATGGAACAAGCGGGACGTTGGATCGCTACACAGATTCATCGAGGAGGATGCTTACATATTTTTGCTAGCCGTACCTTGCAAGGTATTGCCTATGAATTTTGGCAACAATCTCCAAAAATCTTGCCAACTCAGTTGATTGAACACCCTGCAGCGGGAATTTATGAGTCACTGGAAGGAACGGGCCAAGCAATCATTGAACAAATCAATGCGCAACCCGAGGATATTTTTCTTCTCTTATCAAATGAAGGGAGAAATCCTGCAATCATTGAACTGGCGGAATGGGTCAAAGAACAAGGTCACCTATTGATCGTAATCACAGGTTTTGATTTATCCCGAAGTATCAAGTCAAGACATAGTAGTGGTTTGCGCTTATATGAATATGCAGATCTAGTATTAGATAACTATGCAACGATAGACGATGCCGTCCTTACGGTTCCTAAGTTTGAGCCAGCTATATGTGGCACAGCTTCGTTAGCCACCTTAATTTTATTACAGCAAATCGTTTATTTTTCAGTTTATTATTTGTTGGAGAATGACTAA
- the galU gene encoding UTP--glucose-1-phosphate uridylyltransferase GalU, whose protein sequence is MENKIVRKAVIPAAGLGTRFLPATKAMAKEMLPIVDKPTIQFIVEEALASGIEDILIVTGKEKRPIEDHFDSNIELELNLQEKNKIDLLKLVEETTNVNLHFIRQSHPLGLGHAVLQAKTFIGDEPFIVMLGDDLMEDEIPLTKQLILDYEKTKGSTVAVMKVPHEDTSKYGIIDPETKESEGLYEVKRFVEKPTPEEAPSDLAIIGRYLLTPEIFELLETQKPGAGNEVQLTDAIDELNKKQPVYAREFKGSRYDVGDKFGYLKTSIEYGLGHPEISEQLKQYLIDLSHSLD, encoded by the coding sequence ATGGAGAATAAAATCGTAAGAAAAGCAGTCATTCCTGCAGCAGGTCTAGGTACACGTTTTTTACCTGCTACAAAGGCAATGGCAAAAGAAATGTTGCCGATCGTTGATAAACCAACGATCCAATTTATCGTAGAGGAAGCTTTAGCTTCGGGGATCGAAGATATTTTGATCGTTACCGGAAAAGAAAAACGACCGATTGAAGACCATTTTGATTCGAATATCGAATTAGAATTGAATCTACAAGAAAAAAATAAAATCGACTTGCTAAAATTAGTCGAAGAAACAACGAATGTCAATCTCCACTTTATCCGTCAGTCCCATCCTTTAGGACTAGGTCATGCGGTATTACAAGCGAAAACTTTTATTGGAGATGAACCATTCATCGTTATGCTTGGGGACGATTTGATGGAAGATGAGATTCCACTGACAAAACAATTGATCTTAGATTACGAGAAAACAAAAGGTTCGACTGTAGCAGTCATGAAAGTTCCTCATGAAGACACGTCAAAATATGGGATCATCGATCCAGAAACAAAAGAATCTGAAGGCTTGTATGAAGTGAAACGATTCGTCGAAAAACCAACACCTGAAGAAGCTCCGAGTGATTTAGCGATTATTGGACGCTACTTATTGACACCAGAAATTTTTGAATTATTAGAAACACAAAAACCTGGAGCTGGAAATGAGGTTCAATTGACGGATGCCATTGATGAATTAAATAAAAAGCAACCCGTATATGCGAGAGAATTCAAAGGCTCTAGATATGATGTCGGTGATAAATTTGGTTATCTAAAAACAAGTATCGAATACGGTTTAGGTCATCCTGAAATCAGCGAGCAGCTGAAACAATACCTCATTGATCTAAGTCATTCTCTGGACTAA
- a CDS encoding NAD(P)H-dependent glycerol-3-phosphate dehydrogenase translates to MKQKIAVLGPGSWGTALAQTLAENGHDVRIWGNVPEQITEINTYHTNKHYLPELHLPESIIGFTELAEAVKEVDAVLFVVPTKAIRAVAQELLQHLTTKPVIIHASKGLEQDTHKRISEVIAEEIPEEKRQSIVVLSGPSHAEEVAVHDITTITAASIDQKAATYVQELFMNDYFRIYTNNDVIGVETGAALKNIIAIGAGAIHGLGFGDNAKAAIMTRGLAEISRLGVAMGANPLTFIGLSGVGDLIVTCTSVHSRNWRAGHMLGEGQKLDQILENMGMIVEGVSTTKAAVELAEQLGVEMPITQTIYQVLYQGKDIKQAAKEIMLRDGKMENEFQ, encoded by the coding sequence ATGAAACAAAAAATTGCAGTATTAGGCCCTGGTTCTTGGGGAACTGCTTTAGCTCAAACCTTAGCAGAAAATGGACATGACGTCCGTATCTGGGGGAATGTTCCAGAACAAATCACAGAAATCAATACGTATCATACGAATAAACACTATTTACCTGAATTACATTTACCAGAATCGATCATCGGCTTTACCGAATTGGCTGAAGCTGTCAAAGAGGTAGATGCAGTATTATTTGTCGTACCGACGAAAGCAATCCGTGCTGTAGCACAAGAATTGCTACAACATTTAACGACAAAACCAGTGATCATCCATGCCAGTAAAGGATTAGAGCAAGACACGCATAAACGGATATCAGAAGTGATTGCCGAAGAAATCCCAGAAGAAAAACGACAATCCATCGTTGTTTTATCAGGCCCTAGTCACGCAGAAGAAGTGGCGGTCCACGATATCACAACGATCACTGCTGCAAGTATTGACCAAAAAGCAGCTACTTATGTGCAAGAATTATTTATGAACGATTATTTCCGAATCTATACAAATAATGATGTGATCGGTGTGGAAACAGGAGCAGCATTGAAGAATATCATTGCAATCGGTGCCGGCGCGATCCACGGTCTTGGTTTTGGTGACAATGCGAAAGCGGCGATCATGACAAGAGGTTTAGCTGAAATCAGTCGTCTCGGTGTAGCAATGGGCGCGAATCCTTTGACCTTTATTGGATTGAGTGGTGTCGGTGATTTGATTGTCACTTGTACAAGTGTTCATTCACGTAATTGGCGTGCGGGGCATATGCTGGGTGAAGGACAAAAATTAGATCAAATCCTGGAAAATATGGGGATGATCGTGGAGGGTGTATCGACAACAAAAGCGGCGGTTGAGCTGGCTGAGCAACTAGGTGTAGAGATGCCCATCACTCAAACAATCTATCAGGTCCTTTATCAAGGGAAAGATATTAAACAAGCAGCAAAAGAAATCATGTTGCGTGATGGCAAGATGGAAAACGAATTTCAGTAA
- the yfcC gene encoding putative basic amino acid antiporter YfcC, with translation MKRKNSSVKKKRDFTKMTTPHTYVIIFGVVVLAWLLTFIVPAGRFSTQDIEYKDANGETSTRTVLRQDSFRYAYELDKSFVFDQLEELQNDPKEREKLAVPEEGLEEVLAAGEKNLTQEKLDEISLTDDVLYDEYGEDIYDTSKKLHKTAKLWGTDDFGGFGFLNFVFEGLVSGDKYGSAVGIAALILVVGGAFGIIMRTGAIDAGIYAFINKTRGLERLALPLLFFAFSFGGATFGMAEEVIPFSMVMVPFVIALGYDSIVAVTVTYVASQVGNATSWMSPFSVAVAQGIAGIPVLSGATFRLIMWVVVTALSAGYLMIYGEKVRKNPESSLTYKSDEYFRNHLKKTSDEQKPFTLGHKLILAEMLIVLVWIVWGVTQKGYYIPEIASQFFVMGLVAGIIAVLFKLDGMTVNDIASSFQSGAADLAGTAIVVGMAKGILLVLGGSDASVPSALNTILHGIGTALTGVPAVIGAWAMYVFQSLFNLVVTSNSGQAALTMPIMAPLADLVGVSRQVAVLAYQLGSGFMDAFTPVSASLIGVLGVARIEWAKWARFQIKMQGFFFVLGTIFIMIAIAIGLQ, from the coding sequence TTGAAGAGAAAAAATTCTTCAGTAAAGAAAAAACGAGACTTTACCAAAATGACGACACCGCATACGTATGTCATTATTTTTGGTGTAGTTGTACTTGCCTGGTTATTAACATTTATCGTACCAGCGGGGAGATTCAGTACGCAAGATATAGAATACAAAGATGCAAATGGAGAAACTAGTACCAGAACAGTATTACGCCAAGATTCGTTTCGTTATGCTTATGAATTAGATAAGTCTTTTGTATTTGATCAACTGGAAGAATTACAAAATGATCCAAAGGAAAGAGAAAAGCTAGCTGTTCCTGAAGAAGGATTAGAAGAAGTCTTGGCAGCTGGTGAAAAAAACTTGACCCAAGAGAAACTAGATGAAATCTCACTGACAGATGATGTTTTATACGATGAATATGGTGAAGACATCTATGATACCTCAAAGAAATTGCATAAAACAGCAAAACTATGGGGAACCGATGATTTCGGTGGGTTTGGCTTTTTGAACTTTGTTTTTGAAGGTCTAGTATCAGGCGATAAATATGGTTCAGCAGTCGGGATTGCTGCACTTATTTTAGTCGTGGGTGGGGCATTTGGGATCATCATGCGAACAGGTGCCATTGATGCAGGTATTTATGCTTTTATCAATAAGACACGTGGTCTAGAACGTTTAGCTTTACCGCTCTTATTCTTTGCTTTTTCATTTGGAGGCGCAACGTTCGGTATGGCTGAAGAAGTCATTCCATTCTCAATGGTCATGGTACCTTTTGTGATTGCCTTAGGCTATGATTCGATCGTCGCCGTTACAGTCACCTATGTGGCGTCACAAGTCGGGAATGCCACGTCATGGATGAGTCCGTTCAGTGTCGCCGTTGCTCAAGGGATCGCAGGTATTCCAGTCTTATCAGGCGCCACCTTCCGATTGATCATGTGGGTCGTCGTGACTGCGTTATCGGCTGGTTACTTAATGATCTATGGAGAAAAAGTTCGGAAGAATCCGGAAAGTTCATTAACGTATAAATCTGACGAATACTTCCGTAACCATTTGAAGAAAACATCCGATGAACAAAAACCATTTACATTAGGCCATAAATTGATTTTAGCGGAAATGTTGATCGTTTTAGTTTGGATCGTTTGGGGAGTTACTCAAAAAGGCTATTATATCCCAGAAATCGCCTCTCAATTTTTTGTAATGGGACTAGTCGCAGGGATCATTGCTGTTTTATTCAAATTAGACGGTATGACGGTCAATGATATTGCCTCTTCTTTCCAATCTGGGGCAGCAGATCTAGCTGGAACAGCAATCGTTGTTGGGATGGCAAAAGGAATCTTGCTTGTATTAGGTGGATCAGATGCTTCTGTACCTTCTGCGCTTAATACAATTTTGCATGGTATAGGAACAGCGCTGACTGGTGTACCGGCAGTTATTGGTGCATGGGCGATGTATGTGTTCCAAAGTTTGTTCAATCTAGTCGTCACTTCAAATTCTGGACAAGCGGCATTGACGATGCCAATCATGGCACCGTTAGCTGATTTAGTTGGTGTCTCTCGTCAAGTTGCCGTATTGGCTTATCAATTAGGTTCAGGATTCATGGATGCGTTCACGCCAGTTTCTGCTAGCTTGATCGGCGTCTTAGGTGTGGCACGGATCGAATGGGCAAAATGGGCACGATTCCAAATCAAAATGCAAGGATTCTTCTTTGTTTTAGGAACAATCTTCATTATGATTGCGATCGCGATCGGCCTTCAATAA
- a CDS encoding DUF916 and DUF3324 domain-containing protein encodes MKIKKNIAMFLFLLVLSHLCDVPVFSDENSASQNIPFLVSTQLPDNQINKQVSYFDLQMEPKQEQTLHLKIENISDQTIMLDTTLYQGNTNSIGVIEYDKSVKGLANNAQVNIEDLVKISENKIKISPKQTHELQVKIKMPEKNLSGITIGAIRVVQNNEANKEGNIQNNFAREIGLVLQSSDPEQIPSTLKLLDAQAEQVNTRNVFTEKIQNPKPKLIRLTNIKAIITKEDDQEVMYQANQPEGSIAPNTVLNYRIPLDGKALLPGVYVATFEADEGEHHWKLTRKFTVKNNISKKLNQTDILIKSQPSFFAKYKWMMITGCVLLVIILGLCIYIGKIKRKLVEQEKS; translated from the coding sequence GTGAAAATCAAAAAAAATATAGCCATGTTTTTATTTTTACTTGTTTTGTCTCATCTATGTGACGTACCTGTGTTTAGTGATGAAAACTCAGCTTCTCAGAATATTCCATTTTTGGTGTCCACGCAATTGCCGGACAATCAAATAAATAAACAGGTCTCCTATTTTGATTTACAAATGGAACCAAAACAAGAACAGACGTTGCATCTTAAAATCGAAAATATCTCGGATCAGACGATCATGCTAGACACAACTTTATATCAAGGAAATACGAACAGTATCGGGGTCATTGAGTATGATAAATCGGTCAAGGGTTTAGCAAATAACGCGCAAGTCAATATAGAAGATCTAGTAAAAATATCAGAAAATAAAATCAAAATTTCTCCAAAGCAAACGCATGAATTACAAGTGAAAATCAAAATGCCTGAAAAGAATCTATCTGGGATTACCATTGGAGCGATCCGGGTAGTTCAGAATAATGAAGCAAACAAAGAAGGCAATATTCAAAATAATTTTGCGAGAGAAATCGGTTTAGTTTTGCAATCAAGTGATCCGGAGCAAATTCCATCAACATTAAAACTTTTAGATGCGCAAGCAGAACAAGTGAATACGCGAAATGTTTTTACAGAGAAAATCCAAAATCCTAAACCCAAATTAATCCGGCTAACCAACATCAAAGCAATCATTACGAAAGAAGATGATCAAGAAGTTATGTATCAAGCAAACCAGCCGGAAGGCTCGATTGCTCCAAATACGGTATTGAACTATAGGATACCACTAGACGGTAAAGCATTATTACCGGGAGTGTATGTTGCGACATTTGAAGCGGATGAAGGGGAACATCACTGGAAGTTAACAAGGAAATTCACAGTAAAAAACAACATAAGCAAAAAATTAAACCAAACAGATATATTGATAAAAAGTCAGCCTAGTTTTTTTGCAAAGTACAAATGGATGATGATAACTGGGTGTGTCTTATTAGTGATTATTCTAGGTCTGTGTATTTATATAGGTAAAATCAAAAGGAAGTTGGTTGAACAAGAGAAGAGCTAA
- a CDS encoding helix-turn-helix domain-containing protein, whose translation MFRKYLEKEIFRKVTIINLLWEKSSLTSLEMSQQLNVSVSTIKGDIKAINLQFDETDPLIESNPTGYLIRNKYKRNKRTYMKKVYQYSPFIKACMYFFKTDFSNPLGFAKQEYISSSKAYQLKKEVMSYVASYGIDLNDKKVEDEYRLRFLIALFQMKSGIQVVKVSKTSQYKINHLFQQIEKEQKCLFSDFSKEYAQILLQLMFDRKMKLKDNLDIKKLEMYKCTPIYHQIEDRLVAFLKQMFLSPDERNLNYCTIVFNFLNQNFYEINAHEKNYQCYIAFTKEFPEIKYEYLIDKMERNIPNFSNNQRTIEVLTLMFLRKCHFNFQQLIPEEHVVEGTDMAEIPQAFFEKIKQIFMDWNDFSGLNLAFSDDHFRYLATKIYFLTYRSKNEKRVFLLTGVCTDFLWAQEMLEQEFGNTLDIQQFNPETIPSNYNKRDVILYNISHEKLSQIDCFKMRVSFNFDFCELFNIRKELFGYDIAMYKKIIEKELR comes from the coding sequence GTGTTTAGAAAATATTTAGAGAAAGAAATTTTTCGAAAAGTTACTATTATTAATCTATTATGGGAAAAATCAAGTTTGACTTCGCTGGAGATGTCTCAACAATTGAATGTTTCTGTTTCAACGATAAAAGGAGACATAAAAGCAATCAATCTACAATTCGATGAGACTGATCCGTTGATTGAATCAAATCCAACAGGGTATTTGATCAGAAATAAGTATAAAAGAAATAAACGAACGTATATGAAGAAAGTCTATCAATATTCACCATTTATCAAAGCGTGTATGTATTTCTTTAAAACCGATTTTTCGAATCCCCTAGGTTTTGCCAAGCAAGAATATATCTCTTCCTCCAAAGCATATCAACTAAAAAAAGAGGTGATGTCCTATGTCGCCTCTTATGGCATCGACCTCAATGATAAGAAGGTAGAAGATGAGTATCGCTTACGGTTTTTAATTGCACTTTTTCAAATGAAGAGCGGTATTCAAGTAGTTAAGGTGTCAAAAACGAGTCAGTACAAAATAAATCATTTGTTTCAACAAATTGAAAAAGAACAAAAATGTTTATTTTCAGATTTCTCAAAAGAATACGCACAGATTTTACTTCAACTGATGTTTGATCGAAAAATGAAGTTGAAAGACAATCTAGATATAAAAAAGTTAGAGATGTATAAATGCACACCTATTTATCATCAGATAGAAGATCGTCTTGTCGCCTTTTTGAAACAAATGTTTTTAAGCCCAGATGAACGAAACTTAAACTATTGTACGATCGTATTCAATTTTTTAAACCAAAATTTTTATGAAATAAATGCACATGAAAAGAATTATCAATGCTATATCGCTTTTACTAAAGAATTCCCAGAGATCAAGTATGAGTATCTGATCGACAAGATGGAACGTAATATTCCTAACTTTTCTAATAATCAACGAACCATCGAAGTACTAACTTTGATGTTTTTGCGGAAATGTCATTTTAATTTTCAACAGCTGATTCCTGAAGAACATGTTGTGGAAGGGACAGATATGGCAGAGATTCCTCAAGCTTTCTTTGAGAAAATCAAGCAGATCTTTATGGACTGGAATGATTTTTCAGGATTGAACCTAGCATTTTCAGATGATCATTTTCGGTATTTAGCAACAAAAATTTATTTTTTGACTTATCGGAGTAAAAATGAAAAAAGAGTCTTTTTACTGACAGGTGTCTGTACGGACTTCTTATGGGCACAGGAAATGTTAGAACAAGAATTTGGAAACACCCTGGACATTCAACAATTCAATCCGGAAACCATTCCCAGCAACTATAATAAACGTGATGTGATTTTATATAATATCAGCCATGAGAAACTATCCCAAATTGATTGCTTCAAAATGAGGGTATCCTTTAATTTTGATTTTTGTGAATTGTTTAACATAAGGAAAGAATTATTTGGTTACGATATCGCTATGTATAAAAAAATCATCGAGAAAGAATTACGATAA